The DNA window GGGGGGCTTCGGGGTGGGCGGCGGTCATGGGTGGGTGCTGCCTTCCAGGTGGGCGATGAGGATGTCCAGGTCTGCCGCGGTGGTGTGCGGGTTGAGCAGGGTGGCTTTGAGCCAGAGGCGGCCGTCGGCGTGGGTGCGGCCGAGGACGGCTTGGCCTTGGTGCAGGAGGGTGCGGCGCAGGGTGGCGACCTGGGTGTCATCGGCGTGGGTGGGCCGGAAGGGCACGGTGGTGAGGGTGGGGTGTGCGTGGAGGGTGAGGTGGGGGTGGGTGTCGATGCGGTCGGCGAGTTGTTGGGCGAGTGCGCAGGTGTGGTCGATGAGGCGGGTGAGGCCGTCGCGGCCGAGTGAGCGCAGGGTGGCGGCGATTTTGAGGGCGTCGGGGCGGCGGGTGGTGCGCAGGGAGCGGCCGAGGAGGTCGGGTAGGCCGGCATCGGTGTCGTCGGGGGCGTTGAGGTAGTCGGCTTGGTGGGCGAGGGGGGCCAGCAGGGCGGTGTCGGGGACGGCGAGGAGTCCGGCGGGGACGGGCTGCCAGCCGAGTTTGTGCAGGTCGATGGTGAGGGATGCGGCTCGGGCGAGGCCGGCGACCTTGTGGCGGTGGCGGGGGGTGAGGGCGAGGAGTCCCCCGTAGGCGGCGTCGATGTGGAGGTCTGCGCGGTGGTGGTCGCAGAGGTCGGCGATGCGGTGGAGGGGGTCGATGAGTCCGGCGTCGGTGGTGCCGGCGGTGGCGGTGACGAGGACGGGGCCGGGGGTGGCGGCGAGGGCTCGGGCGAGGTCGGCGGGGTCGAGGGTGCCGGTGGGGGTGGGGAGGGCGGTGGCCGGGGGGAGGCCGAGGAGCCAGGCGGCGCGGGGGATGGAGTGGTGGGCGTTGGCGCCGTGCAGGACGGTGAGGTGGGGGCCGTGGCGTTCGCGGGCGAGGAGCAGGGCGATTTGGTTGGCTTCGGTGCCGCCGGTGGTGACGAGTGCGTCGGCGTGGGGGGTGTCGTAGAACTCGGCGGCGAGCGTGCGGGTGACGAGGGCTTCGATGGCGGAGGCGGCGGGGGCCTGGTCCCAGGAGTCGAGGGAGGGGTTGAGGGCGCTGGCGGCGAGGTCGGCGGCGACGGCGACGGCCAGCGGCGGGCAGTGGAGGTGGGCTGCGCAGAGGGGGTCGGCGGGGTCTGCGGCGCCGGCGGCGAGGGTGTGTACGAGGGTGCGGAGCGCTTCGTGGTCGCCGGTGCCCTTGGGGGGGAGTACGTCGCCCAGTGCGGCTCGGACGCGGGCGGTGAGGGGGTCGGGGCCGCCGGCCGGAAGTGGCCCGCCGCGTTCCTCGGCTCCGGTGCGCAGTGCGTCGAGGACGGTGTCGAGGAGGGGGCGCAGGGCTGCGGGGCCGCCTGCTGCGCCGGCGAGGGGCGGGGTGCCGGTGCCTGGGCCGGGCGGCGCGGTCATCGGGGTCCTCCGGGGCTGGGAGGGGTGCGGGGCTGGGCACCCGGCCGGTACAACGATCCGACCCGAATGGGGTAACCGCCGGGGTTTGTCCGGGATCGATTTCCGGCCGGTTTCCTCCCGGGGGCGGGGCGGGGGTGCGTGCCGCTGTGCGGGCCGGTCCCCCGCCCCGCCCCCGCCCCGCCCCGCTCCTGCCCCGCCCCGCCCGGGGGCGGGGTCGGTCAGGCTCCGCGGACTCGCAGGGCGCGGGCGAGGTCGTCGAGCTGGTCGACGAGCTTGCGGCGCAGGAGGGGGAGGATGTCGGGGTCGGCGAGGCAGGCGTGGCCGGTGTCGAGGTGGTTCTGGTCCACGGCGTAGGCGGGGAAGGCCCAGCGGCCGGCGGCTTCGCCGATGGCGGGGCCGCGGCGGGCGGCGAGGGCGACGGCGTCGGGGTAGAAGCGGGGCACGTACTCCTTGACGAGGTCGGTTTGTTCGGGCTGCCAGAAGCCTTGGGCGGTGGCGGTGAAGAGGTAGTTGGAGAGGGTGTCGTCGTGGAAGAGGCGGTTCCAGGCGGCGGCCTTGGCCTGGGCGGTGGGCAGTGCGGCGCGGCAGCGGGCGGCGCCTTCCTGGCCGGTGGCGCTGGGGTCGGTGGACAGCGCGGCGTCGATGTCGCGTTCGCCGATGGCGCCGAGGACGGCGAGGCGGGACAGGATGCGCCAGCGCAGTTCGGGGTCGAGTGAGGGGCCGCCGGGGACGGCGTCTTCGGTGAGCCAGGAGGCGATGGTGTCGGGTTGGGCGGCGCTGTCGACGAGGGTGCGTACGGCGGTCAGGCGCAGGCCGGGGTCGGAGCCGTCCTCGGTGTTGCGCAGCAGGTCGCGGGCGATGGCGGTGAGGGTGGCCAGGGCTTCGGTGCGGTGTTCGGGGGCGGTGTAGCGGGTGGCGATCTGGGTGCGGGCGAAGGTGAGGACGCCTTGGACGAGGGCCAGGTCGCGTTCGGCGGGCAGGTGTGCCTCGGCGGTGGCCAGGTAGTCGGCGGGGGCGAGTTCGCCGTCGCGGACCATGTCGCGCAGGGAGTTCCAGACGACGGTGCGGGTGAGGGCGTCGGGGATGCCGGACAGGCCGCTGCGGACGGTGTCGAGGGAGGTCTCGTCGAGGCGGACCTTGGCGTAGGTGAGGTCGCCGTCGTTGAGGACGAGGAGGGCGGGGCGCGGGCCGCCGGCGGAGAGGACCTCGTCGGAGGGGATGTCGAGGTGGAGGAGTTCGGTGCGTTCCAGGGTGCGTCCGTCGGCGGGGTCGCGGTGGTAGACGCCGGCGGCGATGCGGTGGGGGCGGCTGCCGTCGCGGTCGATGGTGAGGGTCCAGCCGGCGGGGCCTTCGGCGCTCTCCTGGATCTGCGGGGTGAGGGTGTCGGTGCCGGTGGTGCGCAGCCAGTCCCGGGCCCAGGCGTGGACGTCGCGTTCGGTGTGGGCGGCGAGGGAGTCGACGAAGTCGGCGAGGGAGGCGTTGGCGAACTTGTGGCGGGCGAAGTGGGGGTTGATGCCGGCGAGGAAGTCCTTCTCGCCGAGCCAGGTGACGAGCTGGCGCAGGGCGGAGGCGCCCTTGGCGTAGGAGATGCCGTCGAAGTTGAGGAGGGCGGAGGCGGTGTCGGGGACGTCGTCGGGGTCGGGGGCGACGGGGTGGGTGGAGGGGCGCTGGTCGGCGTCGTATCCCCAGGCCTTGCGGGAGACGCCGAACTCGGTCCAGGTGTCGGTGAAGCGGGTGGCTTCGGTGAGGGTCTGGTAGCCCATGTATTCGGCGAAGGACTCGTTGAGCCAGATGTCGTCGAACCAGGCGAGGGTGACGAGGTCGCCGAACCACATGTGGGCCATCTCGTGGGCGATGACCATGGCGCGGGTCTGGCGTTCGGTGTCGGTGACGGCGGAGCGGTAGATGAACTCGTCGCGGAAGGTGACGAGTCCGGGGTTCTCCATGGCGCCGGCGTTGAACTCGGGTACGAAGGCCTGGTCGTAGGAGTCGAAGGGGTAGGGCTCGGTGAACTTCTCCTGGTACCGGTCGAAGCAGTCCTTGGTGAGGGAGAGGATCTCGTCGGCGTCGGTGTCCAGGTGGGGGGCGAGGGACTGGCGGCAGTGGATGCCGAAGGGCAGTCCGGCGTGTTCGGTGGTCACGCTGTGCCAGGGGCCTGCGGCGACGGCGGCGAGGTAGGTGGAGAGGAGGGGGGTGGGGGCGGATTCCCAGATGCCGGCGCCGTCCGTCTCGCGGGTCGCGGTGCGGGTGGTGATGCCGTTGGCGAGGACGGTCCAGTGGGCGGGGGCGGTGACGGTGAACGCGAAGACGGCCTTGAGGTCGGGCTGGTCGAAGGCGGGGAAGACGCGCTGGACGTCGTCCATGAACATCTGGCTGTAGACGTACGCCTCGCCGTCCGCGGGGTCGGTGAAGCGGTGCAGGCCCTCGCCGGTGCGGGAGTAGCGCATGCGGGTGTCCAGGCGCAGCTCGTGGGGTCCTTCGGCGAGGCCGGTGAGGGGGAGCCGGTTGTCGTCGAGGGCGGCCGGGTCGAGGGGGTGGCCGTCGAGCGTGGCGGAGCGCAGCTCGTCCGGTTTCAGCTCCAGGAAGGTGTCTCCGGTGGTGCGGGCGGTGAACCGGATGACGGTGGTGGAGTCGAAGGTGTCGTCGCCGGTGGTGAGGTCGAGGGAGACGGCGTAGTGGTGGACGTGGAGGAGCTGGGCTCGGAGCTGCGCTTCGTTGCGCTTGAGTGCGGACATGGGGCCCATGCTGCCGCACGGTCCGGGCGGGGCCCCAGCGTGTTTCGCCGGGGCCGGGGCCGGGGCCCGTGGCGGGGCCGGTGGCTGCCTAGGCCTGGTCTTCGCCCGCCGCGATGGTCTCGTGGTGGCGGATGACCTCGGCGATGATGAAGTTGAGGAGCTTCTCGGCGAAGGCCGGGTCGAGTTTGGCGTTTTCGGCGAGCTGGCGCAGCCGGGCGATCTGGCTGGCTTCGCGGCCCGGGTCGGCCGGGGGGAGCTGGTGCCTGGCCTTGAGGTGGCCGACCTGCTGGGTGCACTTGAACCGCTCCGCGAGCATGTGGACCACGGCGGCGTCGATGTTGTCGATGCTGTCGCGCAGGCGGGCGAGTTCGGCGGCGACGTTGTCGTCGATTCCGTTGCCGATCCGGTTGTCGATGTCGTCGCTGTTGTTCATGGTTCCCGAGAATACGTGGCGGTGGCGGGTGGTTTCCCGGGCAGCCGATCAGTGAGACGGGAACCGGCCGTGTGCAGGTCGGGGTGCCTGTCGGGGTCCGGTCACAGGGGCAGGATCGCGGTGACGGGCCAGCCGCCTTCGGGGGTGGGGCCGGCGGTGAGGGAGCCGCCGAGGGCCTCGGCGCGTTCGGCCATTCGGGCGAGGCCGTGGCCGCCGCCGCGGGCGTTCTCGGAGACGGGGGCGGGGTGGCCGCCGCCGTCGGCGACGCGGACTTCCAGGCCGGGGGGGGACGGTGCGCGGGCCGATGCGGACGGCGGTGGCGGTGGCGGCGTGTTTGCCGGTGTTGGTGAGGGCTTCCAGGACGATGCGGTGGGCGGCGGCACCCAGGGCCGGGCCGGCGGCGCCGAGGCCGTGCCCCGGCGCCGGGGCCGGGCCCTGGGCGGGTGGCCGCGCCGAAGCCCGTTGCCCTGCGGGCGGCGGCAAGCAGCGCCGGGGCGGCCGGGTCGGGGCCGGGCCCCGCGGGGACGGTGGTGAACAGCGTCGGGCCGGCTGCGCCGGGGCTCCCTGGGGCTCCGCCCCAGACCCCGCGCCTCAAACGCCGGCGAGGCTGGATTTGCCCGCCCCTGAGCGTACGGCCGGCCATACCGCCCGGCGTGGGACGCGTGGCGAAGCCGGATCCGTCCGCCTCGGGAGGCGCGTCGCGGCAGAATCCGCGCTCCCCAGGCCGTGCGGCGGAGCCGGGCCCGACCGCCCGGCCGGCAGTGCCAAGGCGCACCGTGCACGCGGACTTGCTTGCCCCGCCCCTCACGGCGCATTCGGACCTGACCGACACAGGCCGCGCGGCGCAGCCGCAGGTGAGCTGGGCGCGTCGGCCGGCGGGGCAGGGCGCAAGGTCGAGGCGGGGTTGTCCGCGGGGCCATCTCGCGCAGCAGCCGGACCGTGATGGCGGGCGAGACGAGGGAGTCCCCGACGGCCGTGGCGCGTACCGCTTCAACCAGCATGGCCGGGCCGGCGTCTTTCAGGAGGAAGCCGGATGCTCCGCCGTGGAGCGTCGCGTGGACGTATTCGTCGAGGTCGAAGGTGGTGACGATGACGATGCGCGGGCCGTCTTGGCCGCAGAGGCGGCAGGTGACCTCGAGGCCGTCGAGCTTCGGCATGCGGATGTCGAGGAGCAGGACGTCGGGCCGGTGCTCGGCGACGGCCGCGAGGGCGGCTTCGCCGTCGACCACGTCGGCGAGGACCTCGATGTCCGGCCGGCTCTCGAGGATCATCCGGAATCCGGTCCTGACCATCTCCTGGTCGTCCGCGATGACCACTCTGATCGCCATGCGCTGCCTGCCCCGCTGTCGCCCGCTGCCGCCTGCGCTTCGTTCCCGTGGGACCGGTGCGCGCGTGGGCCCGCGACCGCGCACGGGACCGTCGGTCGGTACTCCTGGCGACGATACGTACCTACGGGGCGCGCGGCCTCGCCCTTCCGGCCGGTTCGTGCCCGGCCGGAAGGACGAGGACCAGGGGGTGACGCGGGCGAGGCGGGTGGAGCGGGTGCTACATGCTCGCCGCGGCGCTCTTGATCGCGGCGGCGAAGGTGGAGACCTCGGTGTAGACGCCGGGGTAGTCGGGCCGCGCGCAGCCCTCGCCCCAGCTGACGATGCCGACCTGGATCCAGGCGTTGGCGTTGTCCCGGCGGAACATGGGGCCGCCGGAGTCGCCCTGGCAGGTGTCGACGCCGCCCTGGGCGTAGCCGGCGCAGATCTCCTCGCTCGGGACGAGGGAGCTGCCGTACGAGGCCTGGCAGCTGGCGTCGGAGACGAAGGGGACGGTGGCCTTCATCAGGTAGCGCTGCTGGCCGCCTCCCTCGCGGGTGGCGCCCCAGCCGGCGACGGTGAAGGTGCCGTTGTCGTACTGCTTGGTCTCGGCGATCTTGAGAGTGGGCAGGTTGATGGGCTTGGCGAGCTTGATGAGGGCCCAGTCCTTGCCCGTGCCGTTGTAGCCGGGGGCCCGCAGGACCTTGGTGGACTTGACCTTGATGGCGCTGGCGCTGTTGAGGTCGACGACTCCGGCGGTGGCGGTGATGGAGGTGTTGTTGCCGGAGCTGCCCACGCAGTGGGCGGCGGTGAGGACGATCTGCTGGGTGTAGAGGGCGCCGCCGCAGCCCATGGAGAGGCGGACCATGAAGGGGAACTCGCCCTGGGCGGCGCGGGTGCCGCCGACGACGGGGGCGGGGCCGGCGCTGGCGGTGGAGGGCTGGAGGCTGACGGCCGCGAGGGCGACGGCGCCGACGACGAGGGTGCGCTTCATGAACCGCACGAGGGTAGACACAGTCAACACACTGCCTTTCGTGGGGGGTTGGGCTGTGCGCGTCATTGGGTGAATGACACGTCCATGACACATCCGATGTATGGCGGACATCAAGAACGTGTTTTCGGACAACTTCTCGCCCAGGGGGCGGCATGACGGAGAACAGCAGGCGCAGCAACCCGGTGCAGCACGGATTTCCACACCTCGAGACGGTCCGCGCCTCGATCACCGCACTGTTCCGCCGGCTGTCCCCCGAGGGGATCCGGGCCTATGACACGAGCTTCGCCCCGGCGGACGCGGCCTTCGGCCGGGACGAGGACCTGCACCTGGGCGCCCACCGGGTGGCCTCCGCGATGGTGCGCGCCCTGCGGCTGCCCGACGCGCGCATGGTGGTCGCGTTCCGGCCGATGCGGGACGCGGCGACGGTGGAACTGACCGCGGGCCCCGAGTACTTCGTCGAGGTCAACGACCGCTTCCGGGCGCACCGACGCGACCTGGCGGCCGCGCTGGCCCACGAGGTGGCGCACGTCCTGCTGCACCGCCTGGACCTGCGCCTGGCCACCACTGCGGAGAACGAGATCCTCACCGACACCGCCGCCGCCTTCCTCGGCGCCGGCTGGCTGCTGCTCGACGCCTACCGCGAGGACGCGCTCACCCACCAGAAGCTCGGCTACCTCACCCCGGAGGAGTTCGGCTACGTCCTGGCGCGCCGGGCCGCCCTGTTCGGCGAGGACCCGTCCACGTGGTTCAGCAGCCCGCAGGCGTACGAGGCCTACGTGCGCGGCCGCGACCTGGCCGGGCGGGAGCGGCGCCGGCCCCCGCTCGCCGAGGCGCCCGCGCAGGCCCGGCGCCGGTACGCGAAGGCCCTGCGCACCGGGGCTCCCCCGCCGGACGGGTCGGCGTACCGCTTCGAGCCCGGCGGGTCGGGGCCGCTGGTGAACTTCCCGTGCCCGGTGTGCGGACAGCGGCTGCGGCTGCCGGTGCGCGGGCCGCTCAGGGCCCGGTGCGGACTGTGCCGCACGGTGCTGGAGTGCGTCACCTGAGGCCCCTGCGGCCGGAGTTGACCTCTGCACGGCTCTGTTCAGCGTGATCCGCCTTGATCCATCGCGATTCACCGCCCGGCCACAAAAAGTTTCCTACCGGCCAGTAGACAGGGGGGCGGATCTGGCCAATTCTGGTCGCGTCCATGTCAAATGCGACCCCAGGAGCGCCCCCACATGCTCAGCACCCGCCGCACCCGCACGACCCGCACCGCCGCCGCCGGCGCGGCCGTCGCGGCCGCCGTCCTGACCCTGCTGCCCGCCACCGCCGCCGAGGCGGCACAGGCCCCGGCCCCGGCCGCCGTCACCGCATCGGCTTCGGCCTCCGCCCCCGGCGGCAACGCGGCCATCCTCGGCATCGACTACGCCACCTGGCAGCGGGACGTGGCCACCGCCATCGACGCGGCCCGCCCGGCCATCGAGCGGCGCATCGCCGCCTCGCCCGCCGGCGAGAAGCCCGCGATCGTGCTCGACATCGACAACAGCTCGCTGGAGACGGACTTCCACTGGTTCTGGACGTTCCCGACCCCCGCGATCTCCAAGGTCCGCGAGCTGACCCGGTACGCCGACGAGCGCGGTGTGGCGATCTTCTTCGTCACCGCCCGCCCCGGGATCATCTACTCGCTCACCGAGCACAACCTCAGGTCGGTCGGCTACCCGGTCTCCGGCCTGTACGTCCGCGACCTGCCCGACCTGTTCGACGAGGTCAGCGCGTACAAGACCGGCAAGCGCGCCGAGATCGAGGCCCGCGGCTACACGATCATCGCGAACATCGGGAACAAGCAGAGCGACCTGGTCGGCGGCCACGCCGAGCTCACCGTCAAGCTGCCGGACTACGGCGGCAAGCTCTCCTGACCCGGCGTGCCCCGGTCCGGCCCCGGGGGCCGGACCGGGGCTCACGTCCCGTACACCCGCTGCGGCGGCTCCGCGGCCGCGAGGAGCTTCAGCGCGGCCTCGCCCGCCTCGGCCGGGGTCCAGCGGGCGCCCCGGTCCGCGGTGGGGCCGGGCCGCCAGCCCTCCATCACCGTGATCCGACCGCCCTCCGTCTCGAAGACCCGGCCCGAGACCCCGGCCGAGGCCTCGGAGCCGAGCCACACCACCAGCGGGGAGACGTTCTCCGGGGCCATCGCGTCGAACTCCCCGGCAGCCGGCGCGGCCATGGTCCGCGCGAAGACCTGCTCCGTCATCCGGGTCCGCGCGGCCGGGGCGATCGCGTTGACCTGGACCCCGTACCGGCCCATCTCCGCGGCCGCGACCAGCGTGAGCCCCAGGATCCCGGCCTTGGCCGCGCTGTAGTTGCCCTGCCCCACCGCGCCCGACAGGCCCGCGCCGGACGAGGTGTTGACCACCCGCGCGGCCACCGGCCGGCCCGCCTTCGCCTCCGCCCGCCACCACGCGGCCGCCGCCCGCAGCGGCAGGAAGTGCCCCTTCAGGTGCACCCGCATGACGGCGTCCCAGTCGTCCTCCTCCAGGTTCACCAGCATCCGGTCCCGCAGGAACCCGGCGTTGTTGACCAGCGTGTCCAGCCGGCCGAAGGCCGAGACCGCGCACTGCACCAGCGAGGACGCCCCCTCGCCCGTCGCGATGTCCCCGCCGTGCGCCACCGCCTCCCCGCCCCCAGCCCGGATCTCGGCGACGACCAGCCCGGCCGGGGACTGCGGCCCGGGCACCCCGTCCAGGCCCACCCCCAGGTCGTTGACCACCACCTTGGCGCCCTGCTCCGCGAACGCCAGCGCGTGGGCCCGCCCCAGCCCCCGCCCCGCGCCCGTCACGATCACGACACGCCCCTCGGCGATACGGGTCATCTCAGCCCTCCTTGTTGACGGTTGCCGCATCCAGAAACGCGGGGCGCTCCCCGCCCCCGTGCACGAGCAGGCTCGCCCCGCTCACGTACCCCGCCCGGCCGGAGGCCAGGAACACCGCCGCCTCCCCCACGTCCGAGGGCTCCGCCAGCCGCCCCAGCGGCACGGTCGCGCCGACCGCCGCGACCCCGGCCTCGTCGCCGTAGTGCAGGTGCGCCAGCTCGGTCCGCACCATGCCGAGGACCAGCGAGTTGACCCGCACCTCGGGGGCCCACTCCACGGCCATCGAGCGGGCCAGGTTCTCCAGCCCCGCCTTCGCCGCCCCGTACGCCGCGGTCCCGGGCGAGGGCCGGGTGCCGCTGACGCTGCCGATCATGACCACCGAGCCGCGCGCCTCCCGCAGCCACGGATGGGCGGCCAGGGAGGCCGTCATCGGCGCCAGCAGGTTCAGCTCGACGACCCTGGCGTGCCACTGCGCCTCGCCCTCCCCGAGCAGCCGGTACGGGGTGCCGCCGGCGTTGTTGACCAGGCAGTCCAGGCGCCCGTACCGGTCCGCGACCGCTCCGAAGAACTGCCGCACGGCCGCCGCATCGCGCAGGTCGACGGCGGTGAAGGACGCCTCGCGGCCGTCCGCCGACACGGGTTCCCGCGGCGGCCGCCGCGCGCAGACGACGACCTCGGCGCCGGCGCCGAGGAACGACCGGGCGATGCCGGCACCGACGCCCCGGGTTCCGCCGGTGACGACGACGACCCTCCCGTCGAGCTCCATGGGCTGCTACCTTCCTCACCTAACAAATGTTTGGTGGAAAGGTAGCTGATCCTCTCATGGGTGTCTCCACCTCCGGCCCGGACAAGGGCATCGCACTCGTCACAGTCGACTTCCCGCCCGTCAACGCGCTTCCCGTGCAGGGCTGGTACGACCTCGCCGACGCCCTGCGCACCGCCGGCCGCGACCCCGAGGTCCGCTGTGTCGTCCTCGCCGCCGAGGGCCGGGGCTTCAACGCGGGTGTCGACATCAAGGAGGTGCAGCGCGACACCGGCCACACCGCGCTCATCGGCGCCAACCGGGGCTGCTACGAGGCCTTCGCCGCCGTCTACGAGTGCGAGGTGCCGGTGGTCGCGGCCGTGCACGGGTTCTGCCTGGGCGGCGGCATCGGCCTGGCCGGCAACGCCGACGCGATCGTGGCCAGCGACGACGCCACCTTCGGCCTGCCCGAGCTGGACCGGGGCGCGCTCGGCGCCGCCACCCACCTGGCGCGCCTGGTGCCCCAGCACCTGATGCGCGCGCTGTACTACACCTCACGCACCGCGACCGCCGCCGAACTGCACGCGCACGGCTCGGTCTGGAAGGTGGTCCCCCGCGAG is part of the Streptomyces subrutilus genome and encodes:
- a CDS encoding pyridoxal phosphate-dependent decarboxylase family protein; translation: MTAPPGPGTGTPPLAGAAGGPAALRPLLDTVLDALRTGAEERGGPLPAGGPDPLTARVRAALGDVLPPKGTGDHEALRTLVHTLAAGAADPADPLCAAHLHCPPLAVAVAADLAASALNPSLDSWDQAPAASAIEALVTRTLAAEFYDTPHADALVTTGGTEANQIALLLARERHGPHLTVLHGANAHHSIPRAAWLLGLPPATALPTPTGTLDPADLARALAATPGPVLVTATAGTTDAGLIDPLHRIADLCDHHRADLHIDAAYGGLLALTPRHRHKVAGLARAASLTIDLHKLGWQPVPAGLLAVPDTALLAPLAHQADYLNAPDDTDAGLPDLLGRSLRTTRRPDALKIAATLRSLGRDGLTRLIDHTCALAQQLADRIDTHPHLTLHAHPTLTTVPFRPTHADDTQVATLRRTLLHQGQAVLGRTHADGRLWLKATLLNPHTTAADLDILIAHLEGSTHP
- the pepN gene encoding aminopeptidase N; translation: MSALKRNEAQLRAQLLHVHHYAVSLDLTTGDDTFDSTTVIRFTARTTGDTFLELKPDELRSATLDGHPLDPAALDDNRLPLTGLAEGPHELRLDTRMRYSRTGEGLHRFTDPADGEAYVYSQMFMDDVQRVFPAFDQPDLKAVFAFTVTAPAHWTVLANGITTRTATRETDGAGIWESAPTPLLSTYLAAVAAGPWHSVTTEHAGLPFGIHCRQSLAPHLDTDADEILSLTKDCFDRYQEKFTEPYPFDSYDQAFVPEFNAGAMENPGLVTFRDEFIYRSAVTDTERQTRAMVIAHEMAHMWFGDLVTLAWFDDIWLNESFAEYMGYQTLTEATRFTDTWTEFGVSRKAWGYDADQRPSTHPVAPDPDDVPDTASALLNFDGISYAKGASALRQLVTWLGEKDFLAGINPHFARHKFANASLADFVDSLAAHTERDVHAWARDWLRTTGTDTLTPQIQESAEGPAGWTLTIDRDGSRPHRIAAGVYHRDPADGRTLERTELLHLDIPSDEVLSAGGPRPALLVLNDGDLTYAKVRLDETSLDTVRSGLSGIPDALTRTVVWNSLRDMVRDGELAPADYLATAEAHLPAERDLALVQGVLTFARTQIATRYTAPEHRTEALATLTAIARDLLRNTEDGSDPGLRLTAVRTLVDSAAQPDTIASWLTEDAVPGGPSLDPELRWRILSRLAVLGAIGERDIDAALSTDPSATGQEGAARCRAALPTAQAKAAAWNRLFHDDTLSNYLFTATAQGFWQPEQTDLVKEYVPRFYPDAVALAARRGPAIGEAAGRWAFPAYAVDQNHLDTGHACLADPDILPLLRRKLVDQLDDLARALRVRGA
- a CDS encoding chorismate mutase, producing MNNSDDIDNRIGNGIDDNVAAELARLRDSIDNIDAAVVHMLAERFKCTQQVGHLKARHQLPPADPGREASQIARLRQLAENAKLDPAFAEKLLNFIIAEVIRHHETIAAGEDQA
- a CDS encoding serine protease, which encodes MKRTLVVGAVALAAVSLQPSTASAGPAPVVGGTRAAQGEFPFMVRLSMGCGGALYTQQIVLTAAHCVGSSGNNTSITATAGVVDLNSASAIKVKSTKVLRAPGYNGTGKDWALIKLAKPINLPTLKIAETKQYDNGTFTVAGWGATREGGGQQRYLMKATVPFVSDASCQASYGSSLVPSEEICAGYAQGGVDTCQGDSGGPMFRRDNANAWIQVGIVSWGEGCARPDYPGVYTEVSTFAAAIKSAAASM
- a CDS encoding HAD family acid phosphatase, with the protein product MLSTRRTRTTRTAAAGAAVAAAVLTLLPATAAEAAQAPAPAAVTASASASAPGGNAAILGIDYATWQRDVATAIDAARPAIERRIAASPAGEKPAIVLDIDNSSLETDFHWFWTFPTPAISKVRELTRYADERGVAIFFVTARPGIIYSLTEHNLRSVGYPVSGLYVRDLPDLFDEVSAYKTGKRAEIEARGYTIIANIGNKQSDLVGGHAELTVKLPDYGGKLS
- a CDS encoding SDR family oxidoreductase, with the protein product MTRIAEGRVVIVTGAGRGLGRAHALAFAEQGAKVVVNDLGVGLDGVPGPQSPAGLVVAEIRAGGGEAVAHGGDIATGEGASSLVQCAVSAFGRLDTLVNNAGFLRDRMLVNLEEDDWDAVMRVHLKGHFLPLRAAAAWWRAEAKAGRPVAARVVNTSSGAGLSGAVGQGNYSAAKAGILGLTLVAAAEMGRYGVQVNAIAPAARTRMTEQVFARTMAAPAAGEFDAMAPENVSPLVVWLGSEASAGVSGRVFETEGGRITVMEGWRPGPTADRGARWTPAEAGEAALKLLAAAEPPQRVYGT
- a CDS encoding SDR family oxidoreductase; translation: MELDGRVVVVTGGTRGVGAGIARSFLGAGAEVVVCARRPPREPVSADGREASFTAVDLRDAAAVRQFFGAVADRYGRLDCLVNNAGGTPYRLLGEGEAQWHARVVELNLLAPMTASLAAHPWLREARGSVVMIGSVSGTRPSPGTAAYGAAKAGLENLARSMAVEWAPEVRVNSLVLGMVRTELAHLHYGDEAGVAAVGATVPLGRLAEPSDVGEAAVFLASGRAGYVSGASLLVHGGGERPAFLDAATVNKEG
- a CDS encoding enoyl-CoA hydratase family protein; protein product: MGVSTSGPDKGIALVTVDFPPVNALPVQGWYDLADALRTAGRDPEVRCVVLAAEGRGFNAGVDIKEVQRDTGHTALIGANRGCYEAFAAVYECEVPVVAAVHGFCLGGGIGLAGNADAIVASDDATFGLPELDRGALGAATHLARLVPQHLMRALYYTSRTATAAELHAHGSVWKVVPREGLRAAALELAAEIARKDGSLIRLAKAAINGIDPVDVRRSYRFEQGFTFEANLSGVADRVRDTFGKGASS